One genomic segment of Hordeum vulgare subsp. vulgare chromosome 2H, MorexV3_pseudomolecules_assembly, whole genome shotgun sequence includes these proteins:
- the LOC123430134 gene encoding uncharacterized protein LOC123430134 — MEESISSSRTPGASASVFDGDGDGDVYCYASGPATAVPSDDSGWTAYFMHSQEDSHDTYQQLQNSKEVPAKKSQGDRASSSTLSTASKTKAKAKKAAGTEENNKKRPRLEPAGEDPLQDTACSPAYANYATRQLHLQDGWQIAGCECEQRSSSAAPAALQWIEYCSRRRQWDPREGPDAEIKEVFA; from the exons ATGGAGGAATCTATCAGCTCATCTAGGACCCCTGGTGCTTCAGCTTCAGTcttcgacggcgacggcgacggcgacgtctACTGCTACGCATCCGGGCCTGCCACCGCCGTGCCTTCCGACGACAGCGGCTGGACGGCATACTTTATGCACTCACAAGAGGACAGCCACGACACCTACCAGCAGTTGCAAAACTCAAAAGAGGTTCCAGCCAAGAAATCCCAGGGCGACCGCGCCTCCAGTTCCACCTTGTCCACCGCCAGCAAGACCAAGGCCAAggcgaagaaggcagcaggcaccGAGGAGAACAATAAGAAGAGGCCTCGTTTGGAACCAGCGGGTGAAGACCCTCTCCAGGACACAGCCTGCTCCCCTGCATATGCTAACTATGCAACTCGCCAACTTCACCTGCAG GATGGTTGGCAAATTGCTGGCTGCGAGTGTGAGCAGAGATCATCATCAGCAGCACCAGCAGCGCTGCAGTGGATTGAGTACTGCAGCAGGAGACGCCAATGGGATCCTCGGGAGGGGCCGGATGCTGAAATCAAAGAGGTGTTTGCTTAG